The proteins below come from a single Blattabacterium cuenoti genomic window:
- the atpA gene encoding F0F1 ATP synthase subunit alpha → MSEIKFSEISSILKKQLSDFKFQSKLSEYGIVVQVGDGIIRAFGLNLVFYGEIVEFENQEKGIVLNLDEDHVSIVLLSLSKKIKEGDFVRRTKKNFTIKVGEGLFGRVINALGDPIDGKGSIKGKLFEMPVERKAPEVIYREPVKEPLQTGIKFIDSMIPIGKGQRELIIGDRQTGKTTIAIDTIINQRRFNKENPVYCIYVSIGQKGSTIARIKKILEEKNAMSYTVIVAATSYDSASMQVYAAFSGTSIGEYFRDTGRSSLIVYDDLSKQAVSYREISLLLRRPPGRDAYPGDIFYLHSRLLERSSKIIRDNNMANNMNDIPKSIKKYVKGGGSLTALPIIETQFGDISSYIPTNVISITDGQIFLEKDLFNSGIRPAINESISVSRVGGSAQINSMRKISGTLKLDQAQFRELESFSKFGSELDSNTMNLLKKGKINIEILKQPPYSPYEISNQIAIIYIGTQYILKDVPIYKISFFEKKFLDFLNTKHKKLLESLKDGIFNEKISTVLKNTAKKIIKKENLN, encoded by the coding sequence ATGTCGGAAATAAAATTCTCTGAAATATCATCAATATTAAAAAAACAATTATCCGATTTTAAATTTCAATCAAAATTATCTGAATACGGAATTGTAGTTCAGGTAGGAGATGGAATTATTAGAGCTTTTGGTTTAAACTTAGTTTTTTATGGAGAAATAGTAGAGTTTGAAAATCAAGAAAAAGGAATTGTGTTAAATCTTGATGAAGATCATGTAAGCATTGTATTGCTTAGTCTTTCTAAGAAAATAAAAGAAGGTGATTTTGTAAGAAGAACCAAAAAAAATTTTACTATAAAAGTAGGAGAAGGTTTGTTTGGCCGTGTAATTAATGCATTAGGTGATCCCATTGATGGAAAAGGATCAATAAAAGGAAAATTATTTGAAATGCCTGTAGAAAGAAAAGCTCCTGAAGTAATTTATAGAGAACCAGTAAAAGAACCATTGCAAACCGGAATAAAATTCATAGATTCAATGATTCCTATAGGAAAAGGACAAAGAGAATTAATTATTGGTGATCGACAAACTGGAAAAACTACTATAGCTATTGATACTATTATTAATCAAAGAAGATTTAATAAAGAAAACCCTGTTTATTGTATATATGTATCTATTGGTCAAAAAGGATCTACGATAGCAAGGATAAAAAAAATATTGGAAGAAAAAAATGCTATGTCTTATACAGTTATAGTAGCTGCCACTTCGTATGATTCAGCATCAATGCAAGTATATGCTGCTTTTTCTGGGACTTCTATTGGGGAATATTTTAGAGATACTGGACGATCGTCTTTAATTGTATATGATGATTTATCAAAACAAGCTGTTTCTTATAGAGAAATATCTTTATTATTACGTAGACCACCAGGAAGAGATGCATATCCAGGAGATATATTTTATTTGCATTCTCGTTTATTAGAACGTTCTTCTAAAATTATAAGAGATAATAATATGGCTAATAATATGAACGACATTCCAAAATCTATAAAAAAATATGTTAAAGGTGGAGGATCACTTACAGCTTTACCAATTATAGAAACCCAATTTGGAGATATATCCTCTTATATTCCTACTAATGTAATATCTATTACAGATGGACAAATTTTTTTAGAAAAAGATTTATTTAATTCAGGCATTCGGCCAGCAATTAATGAAAGTATATCCGTTTCTCGTGTTGGAGGTTCAGCTCAAATTAATTCTATGAGGAAAATATCTGGAACCTTAAAATTGGATCAAGCTCAATTTAGAGAGTTAGAATCATTTTCTAAGTTCGGATCAGAATTAGATTCTAATACTATGAATCTATTAAAAAAAGGAAAAATCAATATAGAGATTTTAAAACAACCTCCTTATAGTCCATATGAAATATCAAATCAAATCGCTATTATATATATTGGGACTCAATACATCTTAAAAGATGTACCTATTTATAAAATTTCTTTTTTTGAAAAAAAATTTTTGGATTTTTTAAATACAAAACATAAAAAGTTATTGGAATCTTTAAAAGATGGAATTTTTAATGAAAAAATATCTACAGTATTAAAAAATACTGCTAAAAAAATAATAAAAAAAGAAAATCTTAATTAA
- a CDS encoding F0F1 ATP synthase subunit gamma — MSNIKEIKKKIFSINSVIKTTEAMKMISISKLRKFKDKFYHILDYMNYMEWIFIDLISKIEKNNIFFYDSKKNCINKKLFILFTSNKGLCGSFNSLIFNQIKELNIDINKKNYLFFSIGNKGRIFLKKKKYCIWNNNFSFEENPKQFIKKLIKDFLNKEFNSVYLIHHIFKKTFSQEIIFNKILPIPNKIIDSNQNKKQLKIQPILESTIKDILNYFIPLFLEVKFKKIFIESLSSENTSRMISMHQATDNAYSIKNNLILHYNKSRQNIITKEILEIISGLESIK, encoded by the coding sequence ATGTCAAATATAAAAGAAATTAAAAAAAAAATATTTTCAATTAATTCAGTTATAAAAACAACAGAAGCAATGAAAATGATATCTATATCTAAATTGAGAAAATTTAAAGATAAATTTTATCATATTTTAGATTATATGAATTATATGGAGTGGATTTTTATAGATTTAATATCTAAAATTGAAAAAAATAATATTTTTTTTTATGATTCTAAAAAAAATTGTATTAATAAAAAATTATTTATTTTATTTACATCTAATAAAGGACTTTGTGGATCATTTAATTCTTTAATTTTTAATCAAATTAAAGAATTAAATATTGATATCAATAAAAAAAATTATTTATTTTTTTCTATAGGAAATAAAGGAAGAATTTTTTTAAAAAAAAAAAAATATTGTATTTGGAATAATAACTTTTCTTTTGAAGAAAATCCTAAACAATTTATAAAAAAATTAATTAAAGATTTCTTAAACAAAGAATTTAATTCAGTATATTTAATTCATCATATTTTCAAAAAAACTTTTAGTCAAGAAATTATTTTTAATAAAATTCTTCCTATCCCTAATAAAATTATTGATTCTAATCAAAATAAAAAACAACTAAAAATACAACCTATTTTAGAATCTACTATTAAAGATATTTTGAATTATTTTATTCCTTTATTTTTAGAAGTAAAATTCAAAAAAATTTTTATAGAATCTCTATCTTCTGAAAATACATCTCGTATGATTTCAATGCATCAAGCTACAGATAATGCATATAGTATCAAGAACAATTTAATATTACATTATAATAAAAGTAGACAAAATATTATAACCAAAGAAATACTTGAAATTATAAGCGGATTAGAATCAATAAAATAA
- the trpS gene encoding tryptophan--tRNA ligase — translation MKNILTGIRSTGVPHLGNILSVIIPSVKISTNNNQKNSLFIFIADLHSLIETDNIPYIKENVYQIAAAWLAFGLNTDNCLFYRQSDIPEVTELAWYLGCFFPYNRLLLSHSFKEKKNKQINLGLFTYPILMAADILLYDANIIPVGKDQIQHIEITRRIANFFNKKIKKKIFTLPNPLLHKKNMLVIGTDGTKMSKSKNNCINIFSSNEILKKQVMKIHTDNKSLQEKKNPEKDYIISLYKLIAPVNKVKEMENKYLIGKYGYFEAKMTLYDFIIKKFSKEREKFLFYINNKNFLDKILFLGAQKAKIIAKKKLNFIRKNLNFNTYQ, via the coding sequence ATAAAAAATATTCTAACAGGAATTAGAAGTACAGGAGTTCCTCATTTAGGAAATATTTTAAGTGTTATTATTCCATCTGTAAAAATTTCTACTAATAACAATCAAAAAAATTCATTATTTATATTTATAGCAGATTTGCATTCTTTAATTGAAACAGATAATATCCCATATATAAAAGAAAATGTTTATCAAATAGCTGCGGCTTGGCTCGCTTTTGGATTAAATACAGATAATTGTCTATTCTATAGACAATCTGATATTCCAGAAGTTACCGAATTAGCTTGGTATTTAGGATGTTTTTTCCCCTATAACAGACTTTTATTATCTCATTCTTTTAAAGAAAAAAAAAATAAACAAATAAATTTAGGATTATTTACTTATCCTATATTAATGGCAGCGGATATTTTACTTTATGATGCTAACATTATTCCAGTAGGAAAAGATCAAATTCAACATATTGAGATTACCAGACGGATAGCTAATTTTTTTAATAAAAAAATTAAAAAGAAAATATTTACATTACCTAATCCTCTTTTACATAAGAAAAATATGCTAGTTATAGGAACAGATGGAACAAAAATGAGTAAATCAAAAAATAATTGTATTAATATATTTTCTTCAAATGAAATTTTAAAAAAACAAGTTATGAAAATTCATACTGATAATAAATCTTTACAAGAAAAAAAAAATCCAGAAAAAGATTATATAATTTCTTTATATAAATTAATAGCACCTGTGAATAAGGTTAAAGAAATGGAAAATAAATATTTAATAGGAAAATATGGATATTTTGAAGCTAAAATGACTTTATATGATTTTATTATAAAAAAATTTTCAAAAGAAAGAGAAAAGTTTTTGTTTTATATAAATAATAAAAATTTTTTAGATAAAATTTTATTTTTAGGTGCTCAAAAAGCAAAAATTATAGCTAAAAAAAAGTTAAATTTTATAAGAAAAAATTTAAATTTTAATACTTATCAATAA
- a CDS encoding nucleotide exchange factor GrpE: MSDNINEINIDKDKNLSSSDSKKKILENNQEKKILKDQLEKEKDKFLRLFAEFENYKKRIKKEKFDIFEVIHEQIIIELIPILDDFDRGLKELKKSKDKIILKGISLIQEKLIKILKQKGLKKIEVKKGDEFNTDFHEAITQIPAIKDNLKGKIIDIVEDGYLLKEKVIRHAKVITGK; this comes from the coding sequence ATGAGTGATAATATCAATGAAATAAATATCGATAAAGATAAAAATCTTTCTTCTTCTGATTCTAAAAAAAAAATTTTGGAAAATAATCAAGAAAAAAAAATATTGAAGGATCAATTAGAAAAAGAAAAAGATAAATTTTTGCGTCTTTTTGCTGAATTTGAAAATTATAAAAAACGTATAAAAAAAGAAAAATTTGATATTTTTGAGGTTATTCACGAACAAATTATTATTGAGTTAATTCCAATTTTAGATGATTTTGATAGAGGATTAAAAGAATTAAAAAAATCTAAAGATAAAATTATTTTAAAAGGAATTTCATTAATACAAGAAAAATTGATAAAAATTTTAAAACAAAAAGGATTAAAGAAAATAGAAGTAAAAAAAGGAGATGAATTTAATACTGATTTTCATGAAGCAATTACACAAATCCCTGCTATTAAAGATAATTTAAAAGGTAAAATAATAGATATTGTGGAAGATGGATATCTTCTAAAAGAAAAAGTAATACGACACGCAAAAGTTATTACTGGAAAATAA
- a CDS encoding DnaJ C-terminal domain-containing protein, translated as MMKKDYYEILGVSRNATPEEIKKSYRRLAIKYHPDKNLHDKKNAEEKFKEAAEAYEVLGNPEKRSRYDKFGHSGVRNSAGGSMNMEDIFSNFGDIFSDAFGDGFSSFGFGRSSSQKTIKGSNLRIRVKLTLEEIANGIEKKVKVKILKMAKGTRIKICSSCNGTGHIVRVTNTILGRMQTSSQCNTCHGTGKSIENIPYGANRYGLIKKEELVNIKIPAGLTEGIQLKVPEKGNDAPFGGVPGDLIVLIEEIPHKELKREGNNLHYDLYISFSDAILGTIKEVPTINGKARIKINPGTQSGNTLRLKNKGLPNIEGYGNGSLLIHINVWTPKKINEEQREFFEKMRKNENFIPHPKNSEKSFFDRMKEMFS; from the coding sequence ATAATGAAAAAAGATTATTACGAAATACTAGGAGTATCCAGAAATGCTACACCAGAAGAAATAAAGAAATCTTATAGAAGATTAGCAATAAAATATCATCCAGATAAAAATTTACATGATAAAAAAAATGCAGAAGAAAAATTTAAAGAAGCTGCTGAAGCATATGAAGTTTTAGGAAATCCTGAAAAAAGATCTCGTTATGATAAATTTGGGCACTCTGGAGTAAGAAATAGTGCTGGTGGAAGTATGAATATGGAAGATATATTTTCAAATTTTGGAGATATTTTTTCCGATGCATTTGGAGATGGTTTTTCTAGTTTTGGATTTGGCCGATCATCTAGTCAAAAAACAATTAAAGGAAGTAATTTAAGGATTAGAGTAAAATTAACATTAGAAGAAATAGCAAATGGAATAGAAAAAAAAGTTAAAGTAAAAATATTAAAAATGGCTAAAGGAACAAGAATAAAAATTTGTTCCTCATGTAATGGGACTGGTCATATAGTACGTGTAACTAATACTATATTAGGGAGAATGCAGACTTCTTCTCAATGTAATACATGTCATGGAACTGGAAAAAGTATAGAAAATATTCCTTATGGAGCTAATAGATATGGATTAATTAAAAAAGAAGAATTAGTTAATATCAAGATACCTGCAGGATTAACAGAGGGAATTCAACTAAAAGTACCTGAAAAAGGAAATGATGCACCATTTGGTGGTGTACCGGGAGATTTAATTGTATTAATAGAAGAAATTCCTCATAAAGAATTAAAAAGAGAAGGAAATAATTTACATTATGATTTATATATTTCCTTTTCAGATGCGATATTAGGAACTATCAAAGAAGTTCCTACTATTAATGGAAAAGCTAGAATAAAAATAAATCCAGGAACACAATCAGGAAATACTCTAAGATTAAAAAATAAAGGATTACCTAATATAGAAGGATATGGAAATGGAAGTTTATTAATCCATATTAACGTATGGACTCCTAAAAAAATTAATGAAGAACAAAGAGAATTTTTTGAAAAAATGAGAAAAAACGAAAATTTTATTCCGCATCCAAAAAATTCAGAAAAATCTTTTTTTGATAGAATGAAAGAAATGTTCTCTTAA
- the mnmA gene encoding tRNA 2-thiouridine(34) synthase MnmA produces MLKKKGYNVIGLFINNWEDPVFKCNWIKDSIDAMLIANKLKIPFQVIKMKKEYNKYVINYMFNEYKIGKTPNPDILCNEKIKFNFFLKIATIKLKADFIATGHYVKKKELIKNNKIIYRILIGKDLNKDQSYFLCRLSQYQLKKSLFPLGNLTKDEVRKIAKSNNFCNAYKKDSQGLCFVGKIKLPEFLEKRISKKKGKVIYIKSSSSIYKNNNISKTDNFFSIKKKIKYKETDGKIIGYHSGAHQFTKGQRKGISIGGYKKALFVIDTDIEKNIIYTGMGREHPGLYRKYLFIKEKDIHWIRSDIFLSLEGEKMKVFCRIRYRQSLQKATLFKLKLGILIFFEKMQYAISEGQFAVWYLNKELIGSGIIS; encoded by the coding sequence ATTTTAAAAAAAAAAGGATATAATGTAATCGGACTATTTATTAATAATTGGGAAGATCCTGTTTTTAAATGTAATTGGATAAAAGATAGTATTGATGCTATGCTAATAGCTAATAAATTGAAAATTCCTTTTCAAGTGATAAAAATGAAAAAGGAATATAATAAATATGTAATCAATTATATGTTTAATGAATATAAAATTGGAAAAACCCCTAATCCTGATATATTATGTAATGAAAAAATAAAATTTAATTTTTTTTTGAAAATAGCAACTATTAAATTAAAAGCTGATTTTATAGCTACTGGACATTATGTAAAAAAAAAAGAATTAATAAAAAATAATAAAATAATATATCGTATTCTTATTGGAAAAGATTTAAATAAAGACCAATCTTATTTCTTGTGTAGACTAAGTCAATATCAATTAAAAAAATCCTTATTTCCATTAGGAAATCTAACTAAAGATGAAGTAAGAAAAATTGCTAAATCAAATAATTTTTGTAATGCTTATAAAAAAGATTCTCAAGGATTATGTTTTGTTGGAAAAATTAAACTTCCAGAGTTTCTTGAAAAAAGAATTAGTAAAAAAAAGGGAAAAGTTATTTATATAAAATCTAGTTCTTCAATTTATAAAAATAATAATATATCAAAAACTGATAATTTTTTTTCTATCAAAAAAAAGATTAAATACAAAGAAACAGATGGAAAAATTATCGGATATCATTCAGGTGCTCATCAATTTACTAAGGGACAAAGAAAAGGTATATCTATTGGAGGATACAAGAAAGCTCTTTTTGTTATTGATACTGATATAGAAAAAAATATTATCTATACCGGAATGGGACGAGAACATCCTGGTTTATATAGAAAATATTTATTTATTAAAGAAAAAGATATTCATTGGATTAGAAGTGATATATTCTTATCCTTAGAAGGAGAAAAAATGAAAGTTTTTTGTAGAATTAGATATAGACAATCTTTACAAAAAGCCACTTTATTTAAATTAAAATTAGGAATATTAATTTTTTTTGAAAAAATGCAATATGCAATATCAGAAGGACAATTTGCAGTTTGGTATCTTAATAAAGAACTAATTGGATCCGGAATAATATCTTGA
- the ilvD gene encoding dihydroxy-acid dehydratase — protein MEKKINNFSKKITENSDLPAAHAMLYATGLKDLDFHKAQIGIVSNWYEGNPCNMHLNKLSEKVKLESISNDLVGFRINTIGISDGITMGTDGMKYSLPSREIIADSIESVINSHYYDGVIAIPGCDKNIPGVTIAIIRLNRPSIIIYGGSISSGRYKNDKIDIISSFEALGKKNTGKISNEEYKKIIKNSCPGPGACGGMYTANTMAAILETMGIMLPYSSSNPSTSIEKIEECKKSAIYIKKLLKNNIKPKDIITKTSIENGIKLAICLGGSTNLVLHILAIARAADINLDLSDIQKISEKVPFIGNLKPSGKYLMEDIHSIGGLPIIIKYLIKKKLLNGDSLTVTGKTINENLIDVPDINFNNQKIIFPIEKPIKNSGHIRILYGNLSPNGSVAKITGIEGLIFRGKAMVFNSEKEANYAILNNKIIPGIVLVIRYVGPRGAPGMPEMLKPTSYIMGSGLGKNIALITDGRFSGGTHGFVVGHITPEAQVGGMIAFIKNGDFIKIDAERNTIDVELEKSEIEKRKKSWLAPLSKIKKGYLYKYSKLVSSASKGCVTDEF, from the coding sequence ATGGAAAAAAAGATTAATAATTTTAGTAAAAAAATAACAGAAAATTCTGATTTGCCAGCTGCACATGCAATGTTATATGCCACTGGATTAAAAGATTTAGATTTTCATAAAGCTCAAATAGGAATAGTTAGCAATTGGTATGAAGGAAATCCATGTAATATGCATCTTAATAAATTATCAGAAAAAGTTAAATTAGAATCTATATCTAATGATCTAGTTGGATTTAGAATTAATACTATTGGAATAAGTGATGGAATTACAATGGGAACAGATGGAATGAAATATTCTCTTCCTTCTAGAGAGATCATCGCAGATAGTATAGAATCGGTAATTAATTCTCATTATTATGATGGAGTAATTGCTATTCCCGGTTGTGATAAAAATATTCCTGGTGTTACCATAGCTATAATCCGGTTAAATAGACCATCAATTATTATTTATGGGGGGAGCATTTCTTCTGGAAGATATAAAAATGATAAGATAGATATTATTTCTTCTTTTGAAGCTTTAGGGAAAAAAAATACAGGTAAAATATCTAATGAAGAATACAAAAAAATAATAAAAAATTCTTGTCCTGGTCCTGGAGCATGTGGGGGAATGTATACAGCAAATACTATGGCAGCAATATTAGAAACTATGGGAATTATGTTACCATATTCATCTTCTAATCCATCAACTAGTATTGAAAAAATTGAAGAATGCAAAAAATCAGCTATATATATAAAGAAATTATTAAAAAATAATATAAAACCTAAAGATATAATAACAAAAACTTCTATAGAAAATGGAATAAAATTGGCTATATGTTTAGGTGGATCTACTAATTTAGTTTTACATATATTAGCTATTGCTAGAGCAGCTGATATAAATTTAGATCTTTCAGATATCCAAAAAATTAGTGAAAAAGTTCCTTTTATTGGAAATTTAAAACCCAGTGGGAAGTATTTGATGGAAGATATTCATTCAATTGGAGGATTACCAATTATTATTAAATATTTAATAAAAAAAAAATTATTAAATGGTGATTCTTTAACAGTGACTGGAAAAACAATCAATGAAAATTTAATAGATGTACCTGATATAAATTTTAACAATCAAAAAATTATTTTTCCTATTGAAAAACCCATTAAAAATAGTGGACACATTAGAATTTTATATGGAAATTTATCTCCAAATGGTTCTGTAGCAAAAATAACTGGAATAGAAGGTTTGATTTTTAGAGGAAAAGCTATGGTATTTAATTCTGAAAAAGAAGCAAATTATGCAATTTTAAACAATAAAATTATTCCAGGAATAGTATTAGTAATAAGATATGTAGGGCCAAGAGGAGCTCCAGGAATGCCAGAAATGTTAAAACCAACTTCATATATTATGGGAAGTGGATTAGGAAAAAATATTGCTCTTATTACAGATGGAAGATTTTCAGGAGGTACTCATGGATTTGTAGTAGGACATATTACTCCTGAAGCCCAAGTAGGTGGGATGATAGCTTTCATAAAAAATGGTGATTTTATTAAAATAGATGCTGAAAGAAACACTATAGATGTAGAATTAGAAAAATCTGAAATAGAAAAAAGAAAAAAATCTTGGCTTGCACCTTTATCAAAAATAAAAAAAGGTTATTTATATAAATATTCTAAATTAGTATCATCAGCATCTAAAGGATGCGTTACGGACGAATTTTGA
- the ilvB gene encoding biosynthetic-type acetolactate synthase large subunit: MEKKIFSGSEIVIKTLLNEYVKYIFGYPGGAIMPIYDSLYDYSDSISHILMRHEQGAIHAAQGYARSTGKVGVCFTTSGPGATNLITGLADALIDSTPIVCITGQVSSDLLGTDAFQETNIIDISLPVTKWNTQVIYAKDICKSIQKGFFIAKNGRPGPILIDITKDAQLQKSIFYFKCINKIKNFNPFPIVENNKIKEAASIINKSKKPLALVGQGVILANAEKELKEFLEKTGIPVACTLLGLGSLSSNHNLYVGMLGMHGNYGPNILTNKSDVIIAIGMRFDDRVTGNINKYAKQAKIIHLDIDNSEINKNILCHVPILGNCKISLKKLNKLVIKSSHKKWLKNFLSLKDKEKNVVMKKDLNPKNKKITMGEVLKWINLYKKKNAILVTDVGQHQMIASRYFNFSCKKSQITSGGLGTMGFALPASIGAKLGAKNRQVLCIVGDGGIQMTIQEMGTILQNNVSIKIILLNNNFLGMVRQWQQLFFKKRYSFTKLQNPDFVKIANAYNIAAKKVYKRENLQKSIKTALSNDKKSFLLEIIVETEENVFPMIPSGSSVEEIRLKL; encoded by the coding sequence ATGGAAAAAAAAATATTTTCCGGTTCCGAAATAGTAATAAAAACTCTTTTAAATGAATATGTAAAATATATATTTGGATATCCTGGAGGGGCCATTATGCCAATATATGATTCCTTATATGATTATTCGGATTCAATATCACATATTTTAATGCGTCATGAACAAGGAGCTATTCATGCAGCACAAGGTTATGCTAGATCTACTGGAAAAGTCGGGGTATGTTTTACTACTTCTGGTCCTGGGGCAACTAATTTAATTACTGGACTAGCAGATGCATTGATTGATAGTACTCCAATTGTTTGTATAACAGGACAAGTTTCTTCTGATCTTTTGGGAACCGATGCTTTTCAAGAAACAAATATAATAGACATTTCACTTCCAGTAACTAAATGGAATACTCAAGTTATTTATGCAAAAGATATTTGTAAATCTATTCAAAAGGGTTTTTTCATAGCAAAAAATGGTCGTCCTGGTCCAATTTTAATTGACATAACTAAAGATGCACAACTACAAAAATCAATATTTTATTTTAAATGTATTAATAAAATTAAAAATTTTAATCCATTTCCAATTGTAGAAAATAATAAAATAAAGGAAGCTGCGTCTATTATAAATAAATCGAAAAAGCCATTAGCATTAGTTGGTCAAGGTGTAATATTAGCTAATGCAGAAAAAGAACTAAAAGAATTTCTTGAAAAAACTGGTATACCAGTAGCTTGTACATTATTAGGATTAGGATCATTATCTAGTAATCATAATTTATATGTAGGAATGTTAGGAATGCATGGGAATTATGGTCCAAATATTTTAACTAATAAATCTGATGTAATTATTGCAATAGGAATGCGATTTGACGATCGTGTAACTGGAAATATAAATAAATACGCTAAACAAGCTAAAATAATTCATCTTGATATAGATAATTCTGAAATAAATAAAAATATTTTATGTCATGTTCCAATTTTAGGAAATTGTAAAATTTCCTTAAAAAAACTTAATAAACTTGTTATAAAATCTAGTCATAAGAAATGGTTAAAAAATTTTCTTTCCTTAAAAGATAAGGAAAAAAATGTAGTAATGAAAAAAGATCTTAATCCCAAAAATAAAAAAATAACTATGGGAGAAGTTTTAAAATGGATAAATTTATATAAAAAAAAAAATGCAATTCTTGTCACAGATGTAGGACAACATCAAATGATAGCATCAAGATACTTTAATTTTAGTTGTAAAAAAAGTCAAATAACTTCTGGAGGGTTAGGAACAATGGGTTTTGCTTTACCAGCTTCAATAGGAGCAAAATTAGGAGCAAAAAATAGACAAGTTTTATGTATTGTAGGTGATGGAGGTATACAAATGACTATACAAGAAATGGGAACTATATTACAAAATAATGTATCTATAAAAATAATATTATTGAATAATAATTTTCTAGGTATGGTCCGTCAATGGCAACAACTTTTTTTTAAAAAACGTTATTCATTTACAAAATTACAAAATCCAGATTTTGTAAAAATAGCTAATGCTTATAATATAGCAGCTAAAAAAGTTTATAAAAGAGAAAATTTACAAAAATCTATAAAAACAGCATTAAGTAATGATAAAAAATCTTTTTTATTAGAAATAATAGTAGAAACAGAGGAAAATGTTTTTCCTATGATTCCATCAGGATCATCTGTTGAGGAAATACGTTTAAAATTATGA
- a CDS encoding acetolactate synthase, which translates to MIHKFRLVIIGENEIRLLNRILILISRRNLKINYINVSKKKFENNINEYLLDLECKKNQLIKLNKLINQLIGISHTYYYKKKISV; encoded by the coding sequence ATGATTCATAAGTTTAGATTAGTAATTATAGGAGAAAATGAAATAAGATTATTAAATAGAATACTTATTTTAATAAGTCGAAGAAATTTAAAAATTAATTATATAAATGTATCTAAAAAAAAATTTGAAAATAATATAAATGAATACTTACTAGATTTAGAATGTAAAAAAAATCAATTAATAAAACTTAATAAGTTGATTAATCAACTAATTGGAATTAGTCATACTTATTACTATAAAAAAAAAATTTCAGTATGA